The following proteins are co-located in the Leptodactylus fuscus isolate aLepFus1 chromosome 8, aLepFus1.hap2, whole genome shotgun sequence genome:
- the GPBAR1 gene encoding G-protein coupled bile acid receptor 1 has protein sequence MDYEAFKNDSTHRTQEKLIIWLSSPLSAFIIFSNLFIIIGILFNKKLHNTANYFFLSLLFADFFTGVLLPCIPRMKFSKDLGYYGCFFAFISPNYFFLSFLANLLMVHYEKYLCITYPLHYRDIWVHRCVPLSLLLVWSLPLIFSCLPLFGWNNWENNYNCSYKHVFTNSYIYLETYGLVIPSILAMSFITIKLLSVARRQLKEIKKLHRSVQREVVTEMERQMDLRYAKCIAVFSLTFLICWVPYIALLQVSVLVIEKYEISLWIVLTLTCVGSGSAAVIPVILGLSHQQYTELWRNLCKKYCRSCCKPKGDPTSSHFNMKSREETLEDELTAVK, from the coding sequence ATGGATTATGAGGCATTTAAGAATGATTCAACTCATAGAACCCAGGAGAAGCTGATCATCTGGCTGTCCAGCCCCCTCTCGGCCTTCATCATCTTCTCCAACCTTTTCATCATCATTGGAATCCTCTTCAATAAGAAGTTACACAACACGGCCAACTACTTCTTCCTTAGCCTGTTGTTTGCAGACTTCTTCACCGGGGTTCTCTTGCCCTGTATTCCTCGGATGAAGTTCAGCAAGGACCTGGGATACTATGGGTGTTTTTTCGCTTTCATATCTCCCAATTACTTCTTCCTCTCGTTTTTAGCCAACCTGTTGATGGTGCACTATGAGAAGTACTTGTGCATCACCTATCCTTTGCACTATCGGGATATTTGGGTGCACCGCTGTGTCCCGCTCTCTTTGCTCTTGGTTTGGTCTTTGCCCCTGATATTTTCTTGTCTTCCATTGTTTGGCTGGAATAATTGGGAAAACAACTACAATTGTTCCTATAAGCATGTGTTCACTAATTCTTATATCTACTTGGAGACGTACGGGTTGGTCATCCCGTCCATCTTGGCCATGAGCTTCATCACCATCAAACTGCTTTCCGTGGCCAGGAGACAACTGAAGGAAATCAAGAAACTCCACCGATCGGTTCAGCGGGAGGTGGTGACGGAGATGGAGCGCCAGATGGACTTGAGATATGCAAAATGcattgcagtcttctccttgactTTCCTCATCTGTTGGGTTCCTTACATCGCTCTTCTTCAGGTCTCAGTGCTGGTCATAGAGAAATATGAAATCAGTTTATGGATTGTCTTGACTCTGACATGTGTGGGGAGTGGCAGCGCAGCCGTCATCCCTGTTATTTTGGGATTAAGCCACCAACAATATACTGAGCTGTGGAGGAACCTGTGCAAAAAATATTGTAGGTCTTGCTGCAAACCCAAAGGGGACCCAACAAGCAGCCACTTCAATATGAAGAGCAGGGAAGAGACGCTGGAAGATGAATTAACTGCTGTGAAATGA